ttttgtttgtttgttgttattttagtCAAATAAAGACTCCAGAATCTTTAGTGTCAATGGCTATAAGGATACATATTAgacaagatatagatctaaacccTATACTTATAAAATGCTAAAAGATttgaataattaataaaaaaaaaaaacggtaggTAGTCATGACAGGCCAGAATATTATGCActctagttaaaaaaataacaacaaaaacaaactaagaATTAAAAAGTTGTACTTCAAAATTTCGACGAGAAAACAACTATCTATTACAAATGACTAactgtgattttttaatttttttttttactttctgttTATCCCTAAGTGACATTTCTTATGTggtattaatgtaaaaaatactaTGTTTACAATTTCCATCTAactattagctttttttttttcgatgttcataaacatttagacacattTACATAgtgataaaataaatgtattatatatatatatatatatatgtagataaCCAATTTACATTTTCAAGTATGTTAAAGCTTTAAAGCCCTATGTTCAAATACAAACCATCTTTCAACTTTCATTACACTTGAAAAGCATAGAGCCAATCTGGCAAAGAGTGgctatcagtcagtacagggCGTCATTGAATACACTTTGAAATAACGCAGACTATCAGGgtcttatattttctttcataAAAACACACATTCCCATATTATGAGATAgggacaaaacaaaacaagattttaTTGTCATTGACCAGGGCACAATGATAGATTccagtttaaaaaataagagtactgtGGAAATTTATAAGACCgcttgtagatttaaaaaaaaaaaaaattaatcatagATAgtcctatttattttttctaaaatctaATCGCTTAAATAAAAATCCTTCAATTTAACATTTAGTGTATTGATGTTTCCCTTCCATGGCAATCcatttgttataaataattgtttagccTATATGATATGATATTTAACATACTTTTTCTTAATTGTAAAATATAGACCACATctcaaatgaaaaataaaatagacacACACGCATGcgcgcacacatacacacacacacaataaagaGATTCAAGAAAACAGCATTTGCAGAAATCTTATGGCTAGGAATTCGATGTAATTAAAGATTggtctctaaaaaaatataaacttcaGATCTGTAACTCCGCCCCATATTGACTACTTCGCAACTTAACACAAAATTTAAAGCTTTAACCTTGGGCAAAATATCAATTCTGTTATCGATGCTGCAAGAACTCATTAACAAGAACAAATGGTATTATACATGATCCAAACAACCCAATGCACTTCTCAAATCTTGACATCTACAATTTATTCTATTCTTATTCACTGATGAGAAGTGACTTAACGGCAACTTCTCGAGATTCATATTCAATGTATTCAAAAttcaacacaatatcaaataaacaacgaaacaaatttacacacacacacaaataattcTGTTATGCAGCTGATAAttctttataaaatacaaagtcTGTGTACAATGAATTAACTTTAAATCAAGTTCTAAGAGTTTCAAATACATTTACagtggtactttttttttttttataaattcttttGAGAAATTCTAATGAAGTAGTAGGAAACTAGTCTAGACTATTTCTTAATTGCTGTTTACAATCAGCAcatatttcttcaaaaaaaaaatcacttagaGAAACAATGTATTTCATCCGTAAATATCGTTTTTAATTAATACTGTTGATCTATTCAAATGACAAATGATCTCCAAGAAAGTCTGGATATGTGTTCATGTCTTTTATGACCAGAATTTTAAGTCTTGATATTTATTCATGTCTGTGATGCCAATCACTACCTATAGGCTAATGGTCATTGATAATgctctagagaaaaaaaatccgtcGCTAGATGTGTCAGTCTGAGAATAGATTAGAACAAGGTGTTATCCACAAGATGCGCATGAATATCGGCAGTAGATTGTTTTAATGAGAATGTTCTCTTGACAGAAACCTTTCTTGGTCCAGTACTTGCAGCTTGTCACGTGGACAGGGTTATCTCGACACATCTGTGCACGAGctgagaaaaaaacacaacacattAACACAAATGTGGCGATTAGTATGAAACAATATTGCTTACATTTTAAcaggaaaaacaacaacaaaaaaacaacaaaacaattattttgtttgataccaaaaaaggaaattaatccttcagtattaagaAATATGTCTAAATAGGTGgtgttttgtccccttagataattgtgcaCTTTATTTCTCTATAATCTATTgattccattctcggatcaagttgaaactttacacaattatttattggaccTAAAAAAtgtgaatcaattaaaaaaattaacaaattagtcaattaactattgataattaaatttttgtttgaaaccaagaaagggagataaattctacattattgagatatataattGTAAACGCGAAGTTCTTCCcattagataattaaaaaaatatttttttatattttgctagaTATTCTATTGCAAACCATGGAGaacttatttaatttttaaattttacgaGTCAACATTAGGTGAGTGGACATTAAGataattggtcgttgtgcatgTCACAGTGATCACGTTTATCATCTTAGGCACACATACCCTGTGTGTGCTGCGGGCGTCTTCTGTTTGCGGCCCTATCTATTGTCCTTCGGGTAGATGTCTCCTCCGAGTGAGGCCTTGAGATCTGGGGGTTAATGCGTCCCTCTTCCACTGGGGATCTCAGCTCCATTGGCGCCACGCCCAAAGCGTGCTCCCACTGCTCAGTAGAGGTTCTCCTCCGGTCGTCTCTGTCTCGTGCAGAATGTCCATCATTGGGCTGGTCTCTGGACGGCCTTTCTCCGTTTCGTTTCCCGTTGAGTCTAAAtagaatgtaaacaaatattacTCGTGAATCATGGAACTAGTCTTAGAAAACTAGTCTCCGGCTTAATCAAATCTATGGGGATAGAAAAAGCACATATTGGTGGAGTTCACAGTtcagttcataaatataaatattaaacataGCGCTGAACCAATGAATGAAGTTACTATGTCAcacataggcctataatattataatgactagaatacaatattttaatgaGAGAAATTCAGCAACACAGGAACCAGGTCAACATCTCACAGAACCATTGTAGGTACAATGACGTACCAAGGGTACCGCAGGCATCCAGCGCCCGCGTTACCTCTCAATACTGTAAATAATCCACATTAGTATAGGAACAGGCAACAGCAAGACCCcacccctttctttttttaaacttacgtTTACTGAAGTAAATCTCATTATTGGGCCAAGTAGCATTCGAGGAAGTGGAAGGTGTGGGAGCCCCTTGCAAATGGGCCGCCCCCTCCCCAACCACAAGTAAAAAGTTTTGGATCCTCCAAATATGTGTATATCTAGATGCCTAGATCTATTTTCCTAAAGACTACCGGAATATGTACGAACCTCATCTCCTGTGCTTCGTTCTTCTGCCGCTTCTTGTTTTTCACTGGCTTGTGATACATCTGTGGGTTGTGGCGCTTCTTGGCTTTCAGGTAACTGCTTTTGGCAATCTTTTCAGCCTTGACATTGGTTAGATTTTTGCCGCACTTGCTGCAGGTCAAAGGACAAGACAGCGTTACCACGGCGCTTCTGTAGCATTTGGTTGCCCATCTGTAACATCTggcaaaaaaaagtaattttacacGATGTTGGTCTGAAAAAAGTTTGCGAagtaacaattttgttttccttgAATTAATTTCTAATTCGttacataatattttagattcgTGTACCCAGTGCCGGCCTTACAAATTGCGGGAgaaatttaatggatgcttaAGAGGACccacttaaattttttttacagtaacaACTATTAGTAACctactaattaaataattatatcaaaATTTATTATAGCCTACAACATGCAATAGGCGTCGGTGGCTTAATTAAAGTTACATCAATCGtacgatacactaaatatgttaaccttATAAGTcatacatctttaaaagcctgaTAGTAATATAGTAAATGTTAATTGCGGGTCCCTGCCAGGTGAGGGGCTCAATTCGGAGCAAAATAGGCGTAAGGCCGGCCCAGCATGTACTTGTCCTCTACCTTCGATGGTCCCACCTATCCAAAACGTCAAACCCATCCAAATAGGTCAGGCTTATTTCACATCTTTCCTGAACTAGAAGTTGAGCTCGGATGATAGAGATTTTCATCCTATGATGATGCCACTACCTTTGTAAACAGCTATTTTATGGAGAAAGACGTTCAatagaaatacatttattaaactACCCTCTGGACTGTGATTTATTTTTGCCTGATGAATCAATGGTGTAGATTGCATCTCCATAAGTTGaacataaagtaaagtttcccctttcagaccttgcgatctatagggcagatgatgttaaggtcatcagtttcttaggccaacggttaacgagcaaggtgttatgaggccagcacaacgaccaaccgcctttactttcccaactaaagtcaggcgcccattagagatgggtggactcaggggcgctctaaaaatcccgaaattaaaatccgagtattcaccgggattcgaacccaggacctcaggtttggaagccaagcgcttaaccactcgacCATAATCTTATTTCATAAATCACAgttataattacgtcctacgctacGACTAAACAGACTAACGAAACAGAAAATCattactgttaaaaaaaacattgtatatGAACCCTTTAAGACTTTGCCATCTATAGAGCATATGACCGAAAGTCAACAGTGTACGTGGGGTATCATATGACCAtctaacgaccaaccgcctttacttcccaaACTAATGTATCATTGgtattgggtggactcagtggcgtcATAAAAATTCCGAAGTTCTAAATCTaggtcttcaccgagattcaaacccaagacacCTTGGTTTGTAAGCCCTGCGTTCTACCTCTCAGCCGCCACGCCAAATGAAATAGGAATTCGTTCTAAATATTTGGGACAATCCTTTCAAAAGTAAAGATTGTTATGCCCTAGTCCAAAACTCTTTCAGGGCGCCAGAAGTATTAAGGTTCGAGCTCCGGACAAATTAGAATGCAAGCTAGCCATTCATCCACTTTAATGTGATTTGTTTGCTATTTTTgttgacctcccccccccccccgacattTTTCGTTGCATCCATGTAGTTTACATAGAGCAGGGGAAGCAACTTACTCGCTGTTTCTGTCAGCACACGTGACGTCGTCTCGCTGCGTGTTGTATCTGTTCCCTCTAGCTTCTCGGCCGTTGCTGACGTAGTCAACTCTGACGTCGGTCTCCCTTGCCGTTTCCTCCTCCTTCCGCGGCCGGTGGTGCTTCTTGATCTCGCTGACGCTGGTTCCGCTGTGGTGCCGCTGGTTGTTTAGCTCTCTCAGAGACATCTCTTGTTCCCTCGTGGTGATCACTCCAAGAACGTCGGACGCATTCGTCTGCGATGTTATAATCGACATGGCCCTTTCCTGTTCGTGGTTAGGTCCCGAGACTCGGTGTAGTATCTCCTCTCTGTGGCGCAATTCTTCTTTCTGGCGTATTTCATCTTTTTGGCGTAGTAATTCTTTTTGTCGCTGTTCCTCTTTATGGCGCAGCTCCTCCTTGTGGCGTAGCTCCTCCCTGTGGCGCAGCTCCTCCCTGTGGCGCAGCTCCTCTCTTCGACGTAACTCTTCTTTGTGGCGTCTTTCCTCGTCTCTACGTTGAGCCAACACTTTCTGACGCTCTGCGTCTTCAGCACGGTTTTCGTCTCGCTCTGCTTCCGGTTGCCTGATTTCCGTGGCTGCTGGTTCCTTTTTTGGGTGAATCCACTGACGCTCTCTCTGAACGGCGTGCTCTTGCCTGTGCCGAGAATGCGAAATGTGATGCGTCTCGGTCTTGACCCCGCCCTCCTCAGTACTGCGGGACGTTTGAGAGAAGGACGTGGACGACGATTTGTGGTGATACGTCTGCGAGTGGTAGCTGTGTGATGTCTGCGATGAGAAATCCGGACCCAGAGATTTGAAAGCTTCAAGTGAAGAAATGTCAGTAGTCAGAGAGAGAGGCTTCAAGGGCATCAACTCTTTGATCAAATCTATGGATAGAAAATAATACACAATCAAACATACAGAATATTCATTTACAACGACCTCATTTAAACGcatgaaacattttaattaaattcaAGCTCTTATTTGATCTTCTGATAGTGGACAGCACGGATCGAATTTTGAGATCAGCGGCATAACTTGAATGGGGGCACAAAAGTTTGATGTTGCCACTGACGGATAGCATTTtagtaaatattaattaaaaaaagaggcCAACCTAAGAAAGGGAAGCGAGAAAAAATTATAGTGCCGCCTTTGGATTCAAAATATGCATGTTACACCTCTGGGCTGGTCAAAAGATTGACTGATTGAAGGATGGGCTGGTCAAAAGATAGGCTGATTAAAGGATGAGCTGGTCAAAAGATTGGCTGATTAAAGGATGAGCTGGTGAAAAGATTGACCGATTAAAAGATGAGCTGGTCAAAAGATTAGCTGATTAAAGGGTGGGCTGGTCAAAGGATTTGCTGGTCAGTAACAGAGGTGGACTAAGTGGGATTTGAGTGGGGCAACCGTTCTAGGCCTCGCGCCTTAGGATCGCCCCGCGATGAGAATCTTTTGTCATCGTCAgcccatcgtacaaatattcaTGGCCcagacactcgcccagggccccgaCATTGCTAGGCCGCATCTAGTTTATGAGATGGCTGTGAAGAAGTCAATAAGCTAGGTTAAAAGAGGAATAAAAGATAATCACAGTCCCAGCTATTTGAaatggaataaactatcaataaATGCATGATTCTTACAAATTTCAAGGTCTGAGCTTGCATAGATGAATCATCAActaatttttaatattgaacTTTAAATAATGCgatacaaagaaaaaacaaacagcttcccaaatatacaaatactacaaagtagaaaaatacattattttccCCATACTTAAGGACTACACCAACAAAAGAATACAACGAACTTAGTACGTCATCAAATCTGtatttatataaacataaatCAGCCGCGGGTCATACATGACAAATCAGATCCATTCTACCACTTGGTCTGCCAATAAGTGGCTTTTAAAAGGTTGGATCATAACAAACATAAGTTGAACTTGGCTGCTGGGTAAGATATGCTTTTAAAACCCTTCTACATTTTACTTGATGCTGCGGAATAGATTACACATTGATGCTGGTAGTCACGTGCTGCCTAGCGCCGCTTTTGATTAGCTAACTCACACAGACATAAACAACGCACGTACATACGTGAGATATCTAAactcaacagaaaaaaaaaaccaactactGAACTAGCACAATTCACTTATTCACTACGGGCAGACTATCGTGATACAAAGTAATAAGTCAGAAGTagtattagaaaaacaaaatgaaataaataaagtacaaTTCAACTTATAGCCCCAACATAATTCAATGATAGGGGCCTACCGTATTTTAGCGCATATGCCCCGCACATGCGTATAACCCGcacatatgacaaaataagtaaaaaaacaaaatcgtaATCCCGCACCTTTATATACCCCGCACGTGAAGAGTTGATTTATGATCCAACTGCTGCTACCAACATGCTTCAGTCATTGGAAGAAGACAGTGAATAGGATACAAGTTTCAATGACTTCACTAACTATAGCGAGGACAGTGACATGAGTGAGACTGGGCAATTGATTGCGGATGCATTGCATGCAGTGTAGTCTCGCCATTGCCTGTATCGGCAAATTAGTTTAGCTACTTACTTGTCACAATTGATTACTGGTATAGTAAAGATTCTGTGCCACATCGGCACTAATTGTTTTCTTGAAGtttataatcttatcttatcttacataatacaggcgttacttcaaaaaagaagatgattacgtcctacgcgtcatgcatttagtcatgcatattaaccaatgacttaaattcagccaagtcactggttttcctggctagctcaggcaacccattccatgctctaatagcactagggaataaggagtatttgtacaaatttgtcctagcatatgggacgaggaatgtacctttatctttgtgtctttcagagtattttattaaattttgtttttgtatttgaagattatggctcattgttttatgtatgattgctactttacttttgagccttctgtcctgaaggctttctaaatttagtgattttactaaaggtgttactctagtcaatgAATAATGAAAGGCTCATAAAGCTTTCTTATGTtcatttcacaaccacacagcgAAATATAGGAGGTATAAAGACTCAACGGTATGTTCCATTTATTCTCTGtttatgagtaaaaaaaaattgtgtataccccgcacaggggggggggggagggtggaGGGAGGTGGCGGCAGCGGTCGCCTGTATAACCCGCGGGCTATATgcgcgaaaaaaaaagtaatcaattGGAAATAGTATCAGACTCAAGTGGAACAGACAAATAGGTGGCTGTGTGGGGCAATGTCTTAAATATTGAGGTTAAAGAGGTTCCATCTTAATCATTTGAATGGCTACTATTGACTAACACTTTCGTTTCGTCGTTTGTCAAACATTTGAATTGCTGATATTGTATTTGGACAACTTTTGATTATTCTCTCGAGCTGAAATATCACACATCAACTCGTGCTGCGTGACAACACAATGGATTAAAATTTCATAAAGATCAGTGAAATAGTTGTATTTTTGAATTGTGGAAATTTACCGTAAAATCCAGTGTTCACCACATGGGAAGTAATTATTGTATATTATTAGGGCCTAGGGCTAGGGGGGTatcaataatatttcttttacatatgactaaaataatgaatgtttagtttatcatattatttaaacataaagcaGGAAGCGATTAAATTTCATAAAATTTTACTCATTAACTCTTTCCATTTGCAAAATTGTTTATATATGAAATAGGTATTGATCCACATCCCCTCCTCCCATCATTCGTTGGTGAATTGGGAGCGTTTAATTAATagtgtcaaataaaaaaatacacttgAAATTCATACAAACACTTTGAGCTTTAAACAATGTAGGAAGTGCATCTACAAATCGTTTGTAAATAACATGTAGGctaatttttaaataactcatagccccaactttttttttgtcactctAGTGTAACCAAATTagtttaaatagatctagtaccaCAGGTCCAATTTCTTATTGTTTGGttacaatattattattttttattatataaaatgcaAATGTTTTacagattagaaaaaaaaagagcaacaaAAATGaacagctaaataaataaattgtagcttttatatagcgctactttcatgcttatagcatgctcagagcgctatagtCCAATCTCATTCATGGGGCAGGGATgtatttgggagaaggtttttccgtgctgcctttaggcgcccaataaacataactctgctcgagtcgggtgtcaaacctcgagccccttcataggtagccaagccaagccaagttcaacaGTGCCAGTGTCATATTTACAGTGACATTGTAGCATATAGTTTAGTCCTGATCCATACAAACAGGGGAGGACTGGCTATGTGGACATTCGGGAAAATGGGTAAGGCTACCGTAAGGAACGCATGAATGTGCCATGTGACacttattaaattgttaaaggttttataatattctctaaCAGAAGTGACCCTTTGAGCGTCctgtttaaagaaatattttacagactctacagtacaatactaatttaatctaacaaaTTTTCCGAATTAATGTAATCCGTAGACAGTGCAACTAGTAGGCTCCATCCTTTTAGGGCTTAAACACGTAGCGATTAGACAGCAACATaaagcctatatttcttataaatatatagggCATGTGTACAGATATCAATACATTAtcaatacattatcaaacttaacataatgattttgaggacagataGACTTAGAATCGGACGCctatcatatgatatacaatttgtgggccggaaGTGATAGAAATGCCCAGATCGatttttgacacccagtccgtcCTTGCAAACAAAGGTATTATGGTAACATAGGAAATAtggtgaccttttttttttaaaaaaaaaaatagaagtaaACTATGAACGCATTCCTAATCTGAACATATAAAGCTAATAAGTTATGAACGCATTCCTAATCTGAACATATAAAGCTAATAAGTTATGAACGCATTCCTAATCTGAACATATAAAGCTAATAAGTTATGAACGCATTCCTAATCTGAACATATAAAGCTAATAAGTTATGAACGCATTCCTAATCTGAACATATAAAGCTAATAAGTTATGAACGCATTCCTAATCTGAACATATAAAGCTAATAAGTTATGAACGCATTCCTAATCTGAACATATAAAGCTAATAAGTTATGAACGCATTCCTAATCTGAACATATAAAGCTAAT
The DNA window shown above is from Biomphalaria glabrata chromosome 5, xgBioGlab47.1, whole genome shotgun sequence and carries:
- the LOC106074862 gene encoding trichohyalin-like isoform X3, which encodes MYWNISLQQRADSWAHKCLFKHEHNLDLGENLYFDTDHENDVYLRGMKTWHDEKSIWSHSNSGCKGACHFSQMIWSYTTTVGCSAHLCQNLNVAGRIVKDAMLFVCYYYPRGNFIGYYPYAKGQPCSECASGDTCSDNLCVSSGPESKRAPDLIKELMPLKPLSLTTDISSLEAFKSLGPDFSSQTSHSYHSQTYHHKSSSTSFSQTSRSTEEGGVKTETHHISHSRHRQEHAVQRERQWIHPKKEPAATEIRQPEAERDENRAEDAERQKVLAQRRDEERRHKEELRRREELRHREELRHREELRHKEELRHKEEQRQKELLRQKDEIRQKEELRHREEILHRVSGPNHEQERAMSIITSQTNASDVLGVITTREQEMSLRELNNQRHHSGTSVSEIKKHHRPRKEEETARETDVRVDYVSNGREARGNRYNTQRDDVTCADRNSECYRWATKCYRSAVVTLSCPLTCSKCGKNLTNVKAEKIAKSSYLKAKKRHNPQMYHKPVKNKKRQKNEAQEMRLNGKRNGERPSRDQPNDGHSARDRDDRRRTSTEQWEHALGVAPMELRSPVEEGRINPQISRPHSEETSTRRTIDRAANRRRPQHTQARAQMCRDNPVHVTSCKYWTKKGFCQENILIKTIYCRYSCASCG
- the LOC106074862 gene encoding trichohyalin-like isoform X4 is translated as MKTWHDEKSIWSHSNSGCKGACHFSQMIWSYTTTVGCSAHLCQNLNVAGRIVKDAMLFVCYYYPRGNFIGYYPYAKGQPCSECASGDTCSDNLCVSSGPESKRAPDLIKELMPLKPLSLTTDISSLEAFKSLGPDFSSQTSHSYHSQTYHHKSSSTSFSQTSRSTEEGGVKTETHHISHSRHRQEHAVQRERQWIHPKKEPAATEIRQPEAERDENRAEDAERQKVLAQRRDEERRHKEELRRREELRHREELRHREELRHKEELRHKEEQRQKELLRQKDEIRQKEELRHREEILHRVSGPNHEQERAMSIITSQTNASDVLGVITTREQEMSLRELNNQRHHSGTSVSEIKKHHRPRKEEETARETDVRVDYVSNGREARGNRYNTQRDDVTCADRNSECYRWATKCYRSAVVTLSCPLTCSKCGKNLTNVKAEKIAKSSYLKAKKRHNPQMYHKPVKNKKRQKNEAQEMRLNGKRNGERPSRDQPNDGHSARDRDDRRRTSTEQWEHALGVAPMELRSPVEEGRINPQISRPHSEETSTRRTIDRAANRRRPQHTQARAQMCRDNPVHVTSCKYWTKKGFCQENILIKTIYCRYSCASCG
- the LOC106074862 gene encoding trichohyalin-like isoform X2, with product MANSAPIPFWTFYKYWNISLQQRADSWAHKCLFKHEHNLDLGENLYFDTDHENDVYLRGMKTWHDEKSIWSHSNSGCKGACHFSQMIWSYTTTVGCSAHLCQNLNVAGRIVKDAMLFVCYYYPRGNFIGYYPYAKGQPCSECASGDTCSDNLCVSSGPESKRAPDLIKELMPLKPLSLTTDISSLEAFKSLGPDFSSQTSHSYHSQTYHHKSSSTSFSQTSRSTEEGGVKTETHHISHSRHRQEHAVQRERQWIHPKKEPAATEIRQPEAERDENRAEDAERQKVLAQRRDEERRHKEELRRREELRHREELRHREELRHKEELRHKEEQRQKELLRQKDEIRQKEELRHREEILHRVSGPNHEQERAMSIITSQTNASDVLGVITTREQEMSLRELNNQRHHSGTSVSEIKKHHRPRKEEETARETDVRVDYVSNGREARGNRYNTQRDDVTCADRNSECYRWATKCYRSAVVTLSCPLTCSKCGKNLTNVKAEKIAKSSYLKAKKRHNPQMYHKPVKNKKRQKNEAQEMRLNGKRNGERPSRDQPNDGHSARDRDDRRRTSTEQWEHALGVAPMELRSPVEEGRINPQISRPHSEETSTRRTIDRAANRRRPQHTQARAQMCRDNPVHVTSCKYWTKKGFCQENILIKTIYCRYSCASCG
- the LOC106074862 gene encoding peptidase inhibitor 16-like isoform X1; protein product: MTKLRCDLNFWFQALVVVLCLAVITGQAFSPSDAKAVLKLHNEFRRLESAADMYRLYWNISLQQRADSWAHKCLFKHEHNLDLGENLYFDTDHENDVYLRGMKTWHDEKSIWSHSNSGCKGACHFSQMIWSYTTTVGCSAHLCQNLNVAGRIVKDAMLFVCYYYPRGNFIGYYPYAKGQPCSECASGDTCSDNLCVSSGPESKRAPDLIKELMPLKPLSLTTDISSLEAFKSLGPDFSSQTSHSYHSQTYHHKSSSTSFSQTSRSTEEGGVKTETHHISHSRHRQEHAVQRERQWIHPKKEPAATEIRQPEAERDENRAEDAERQKVLAQRRDEERRHKEELRRREELRHREELRHREELRHKEELRHKEEQRQKELLRQKDEIRQKEELRHREEILHRVSGPNHEQERAMSIITSQTNASDVLGVITTREQEMSLRELNNQRHHSGTSVSEIKKHHRPRKEEETARETDVRVDYVSNGREARGNRYNTQRDDVTCADRNSECYRWATKCYRSAVVTLSCPLTCSKCGKNLTNVKAEKIAKSSYLKAKKRHNPQMYHKPVKNKKRQKNEAQEMRLNGKRNGERPSRDQPNDGHSARDRDDRRRTSTEQWEHALGVAPMELRSPVEEGRINPQISRPHSEETSTRRTIDRAANRRRPQHTQARAQMCRDNPVHVTSCKYWTKKGFCQENILIKTIYCRYSCASCG